The following nucleotide sequence is from Streptomyces bathyalis.
CTCGTTCTTCAGGGTGAGGCTGATGTCGTCCAGCCCTTCGAGCAGCCGCCAGCGGGCGTTCTCGTCCAGCTCGAAGGGGGACTCGAGGCCGGGTGCGACGATCTTGCGCTCAACAAGATCGACGGTGACCTCCGCGCTCGGGTCGGACTCGGCCAGCCGCCACAGCGCCTCGACGGCCTCCTGCGGCTGCACGACCGTGAGCAGGCCGTTCTTCAGGGAGTTGCCCCGGAAGATGTCCGCGAAGCGCGGGGAGACGACGACCTTGAAGCCGTAGTTCTGAAGCGCCCATACGGCGTGCTCACGGGAGGATCCGGTGCCGAAGTCCTCGCCGGCGACGAGCACCGTGCCGCCCTTGTACGCCTCCTGGTTGAGCACGAAGTCGTCCTGCCTGCGCCACGCCTCGAAGAGCCCGTCCTCGAAGCCGTCGCGGGTGACCTTCTTCAGCCAGTGCGCGGGGATGATCTGGTCGGTGTCGACGTTGCTGCGGCGCAGCGGTACGACCCGCCCGGTGTGTGTCGTGAAGGCTTCCATGTGATGCGTCCTCCTCAGACGCCGGCGGGCACTCGTACGTCGGTCAGGTCGGCGGGCGAGGCCAGATGCCCCAGCACCGCCGTCGCCGCGGCGACCTGCGGCGAGACCAGGTGCGTGCGGCCGCCCTTGCCCTGCCTGCCCTCGAAGTTGCGGTTCGAGGTGGACGCGGCGCGCTCACCCGGCTTGAGCTGGTCGGGGTTCATCCCCAGGCACATCGAGCAG
It contains:
- the leuD gene encoding 3-isopropylmalate dehydratase small subunit, which gives rise to MEAFTTHTGRVVPLRRSNVDTDQIIPAHWLKKVTRDGFEDGLFEAWRRQDDFVLNQEAYKGGTVLVAGEDFGTGSSREHAVWALQNYGFKVVVSPRFADIFRGNSLKNGLLTVVQPQEAVEALWRLAESDPSAEVTVDLVERKIVAPGLESPFELDENARWRLLEGLDDISLTLKNEAAIADFESKRQAFKPLTQQV